One part of the Glycine soja cultivar W05 chromosome 11, ASM419377v2, whole genome shotgun sequence genome encodes these proteins:
- the LOC114377505 gene encoding homeobox-leucine zipper protein HAT22-like — translation MGLDQDANSSGLHLVLGLSLTASVKETAPSTKPDDHHLCVIKPTPTKPYPSKEPSLTLGLSGKGYHVPRNNVAINKVYCEDPLEFSRQTSPHSVVSSFSTGRVIKRERDLSCEDMEVDAEERVSSRVSDEDEDGTNARKKLRLTKEQSALLEESFKQHSTLNPKQKQALARQLNLRPRQVEVWFQNRRARTKLKQTEVDCEFLKKCCETLTDENRRLKKELQELKALKLAQPLYMPMPAATLTMCPSCERLGGVSDNGSNKSPFSMAPKPHFYNPFANPSAAC, via the exons ATGGGTCTTGATCAGGATGCCAATAGCTCAGGCCTTCACCTCGTTCTAGGGCTTTCTTTGACTGCTAGTGTTAAGGAAACCGCTCCGTCCACCAAGCCCgatgatcatcatctttgtgTTATCAAGCCAACTCCAACGAAACCTTATCCTTCCAAAGAACCGTCTTTGACGTTGGGGCTGTCCGGTAAGGGTTACCACGTGCCCAGAAATAACGTTGCCATCAACAAGGTTTATTGTGAGGACCCTCTTGAGTTCTCTAGACAGACATCACCTCACAGTGTTGTTTCGTCTTTCTCAACTGGGAGGGTCATCAAGAGGGAGAGAGATCTTAGCTGTGAAGACATGGAGGTAGACGCAGAAGAAAGGGTTTCTTCACGAGTGAGTGATGAAGACGAAGATGGAACCAATGCTAGAAAGAAGCTCAGACTCACCAAAGAACAATCTGCACTGCTAGAAGAGAGCTTCAAACAACACAGCACTCTCAACCCC AAACAGAAGCAAGCTTTAGCCAGGCAGTTAAATCTCCGGCCTCGACAAGTTGAAGTGTGGTTCCAGAATCGGAGAGCCAG AACAAAGCTGAAGCAAACGGAGGTGGACTGTGAGTTCTTAAAGAAATGCTGTGAAACATTGACGGACGAAAACAGGAGGCTAAAGAAGGAGCTGCAAGAGCTGAAGGCACTGAAACTAGCTCAACCCTTGTACATGCCTATGCCTGCTGCCACACTCACCATGTGCCCTTCTTGCGAGAGGCTCGGTGGCGTTAGCGATAACGGTTCGAATAAAAGCCCCTTCTCCATGGCTCCCAAGCCTCACTTCTATAACCCCTTCGCCAATCCTTCTGCAGCATGTTGA